The proteins below are encoded in one region of Luteolibacter sp. Y139:
- a CDS encoding type II secretion system protein GspG — MKIQGLRRRHQAGFSLMELVVVVAIIVVLAGLTLSAFNFINQKNARTKAKVQVDLLANALQDYHADNRSFPESTDANGEKGDEVVYKYLYWDGYEARDNGGKIYLGALDPVNNTKGGQAWIQGKDDQARIVDPWGNPYRYRTGEQAVNVDFDLWSMGPDGKTNKDPKHKDSLDDIKNW; from the coding sequence ATGAAAATCCAAGGTCTTCGCCGCCGCCATCAGGCGGGCTTCAGCTTGATGGAGCTCGTTGTGGTCGTCGCCATCATCGTCGTCCTCGCAGGTCTCACGCTCAGCGCGTTCAACTTCATCAACCAGAAGAACGCCCGCACCAAGGCCAAGGTCCAGGTGGACCTCCTCGCCAATGCCCTGCAGGACTACCACGCCGATAACCGCTCCTTCCCCGAAAGCACCGATGCCAACGGTGAAAAGGGCGACGAGGTCGTCTACAAGTACCTCTACTGGGACGGCTACGAAGCTCGCGACAACGGTGGCAAGATCTACCTCGGCGCGCTCGATCCGGTCAACAATACCAAGGGCGGACAAGCCTGGATCCAGGGCAAGGACGATCAGGCCCGCATCGTCGACCCGTGGGGAAATCCTTACCGCTACCGCACCGGCGAGCAGGCGGTCAATGTTGACTTCGACTTGTGGTCGATGGGTCCCGATGGCAAGACCAACAAGGATCCCAAGCACAAGGACAGCCTCGACGATATCAAGAACTGGTAA
- a CDS encoding metal-dependent hydrolase, with protein sequence MLIGTHTLLPVCLGLAAENFSLAKGRGYVFPPWSYFAIGFFGALPDLCTPHISLESRYESWSHTLWFLAAVALVAGMVTSFFQKEGRRKLTLACWLASLLHLIGDAVAGGIAWKKPWGPDIIGKFYIPPADWLWYDIGFVLLTWILFRLRPHAEARGMGASAAESSAETQV encoded by the coding sequence ATGCTCATCGGCACCCACACGCTGCTCCCTGTCTGCCTCGGACTGGCTGCCGAAAACTTCTCCCTCGCCAAGGGCCGCGGCTACGTCTTCCCGCCGTGGAGCTATTTCGCCATCGGCTTCTTCGGGGCCTTGCCCGATCTCTGCACGCCCCACATCTCGCTGGAATCACGCTACGAGAGCTGGTCGCACACCCTCTGGTTCCTCGCCGCCGTCGCGCTCGTCGCCGGCATGGTCACCTCGTTCTTCCAGAAGGAAGGTCGCAGGAAACTCACGCTCGCCTGTTGGCTCGCATCGCTGCTTCATCTCATCGGCGATGCCGTCGCTGGCGGCATCGCATGGAAGAAGCCATGGGGCCCGGACATCATCGGCAAGTTTTACATCCCTCCGGCTGACTGGCTCTGGTACGACATCGGCTTCGTGCTGCTGACCTGGATCTTGTTCCGCTTGCGTCCGCACGCCGAAGCCCGCGGCATGGGAGCCAGCGCCGCCGAGAGCAGCGCGGAAACCCAGGTCTGA
- the cysS gene encoding cysteine--tRNA ligase, translated as MAMRLYDTLARELKELRPLDGSTYRFYCCGPTVYGPAHIGNFRTFVLQDVFRRTLETGGMRTFHVRNITDVDDKTIRDSQAAGQTLKAFTTQWTEKFHADCEALGTLQPHVEPGAVDHIEQQVAMIATLVEKGNAYASEDGSVYFNIASYPEYGRLSRLDTRELELGKTQNERANSDEYEKDSISDFVLWKGRKPEDGDNFWPSPWGEGRPGWHLECSAMIEEYLGSDFDLHGGGEDLMFPHHENEIAQSKCACGGHFAAHWFHSTHLLVDGGKMSKSKQNFYTLDDLKAKGFTAMEVRYALIGAHYRKQLNFTLESLHGAREAMAKLAKGARNLAAKAPAEARFDSVDFGPFQSAWDSLNDDLNTPGCLGGLFTGLREAVKLEGEDAAKALAAFNRVLRAIGLTLPEEEPEAEIDVPADIRALAEERWAARNAKDWAKADLMRTQLTEKGWAMKDGKESYDLSPT; from the coding sequence GTGGCGATGCGGCTTTACGACACGCTGGCTCGCGAGCTCAAGGAGCTCCGCCCCCTCGACGGTTCCACCTACCGGTTCTACTGCTGTGGTCCCACCGTCTACGGCCCCGCGCACATCGGGAACTTCCGCACCTTCGTCCTTCAGGACGTCTTCCGCCGCACCCTTGAGACCGGTGGCATGCGCACCTTCCACGTCCGCAATATCACCGACGTGGATGACAAGACCATCCGCGACTCACAGGCCGCCGGCCAGACCCTGAAGGCATTCACCACCCAGTGGACGGAGAAATTCCACGCCGACTGCGAGGCGCTTGGAACGCTTCAGCCGCACGTCGAGCCCGGTGCCGTCGATCACATCGAGCAACAGGTCGCGATGATCGCGACCCTCGTGGAAAAGGGGAATGCCTACGCCTCCGAAGATGGCTCGGTCTATTTCAACATCGCCTCGTATCCCGAATACGGCCGCCTTTCCCGCCTCGATACCCGCGAACTCGAACTCGGCAAGACCCAGAACGAGCGCGCCAACTCCGACGAGTACGAGAAAGATAGTATTTCCGATTTCGTCCTCTGGAAGGGCCGCAAGCCGGAGGACGGAGATAACTTCTGGCCATCGCCATGGGGCGAGGGGAGACCCGGCTGGCACCTTGAGTGCTCGGCCATGATTGAGGAGTATCTCGGCTCCGACTTCGACCTTCACGGCGGCGGCGAGGACCTCATGTTCCCGCACCACGAGAACGAGATCGCGCAGAGCAAGTGCGCCTGCGGCGGCCACTTCGCCGCCCATTGGTTCCACTCGACCCACTTGCTTGTCGATGGCGGGAAGATGTCCAAGTCGAAGCAAAATTTTTATACCCTCGACGATCTCAAGGCGAAGGGCTTCACCGCCATGGAAGTCCGCTACGCCCTCATCGGCGCGCACTACCGCAAGCAGCTGAACTTCACGCTCGAGTCACTCCATGGTGCCCGCGAGGCCATGGCGAAGCTCGCCAAGGGCGCCCGCAATCTCGCCGCGAAAGCCCCCGCCGAAGCCCGCTTCGACTCCGTCGACTTCGGTCCCTTCCAATCCGCATGGGACTCGCTCAATGACGACCTCAATACCCCCGGCTGCCTTGGCGGCCTCTTCACCGGTCTCCGCGAAGCCGTGAAGCTCGAAGGCGAGGATGCCGCCAAAGCCCTCGCCGCCTTCAACCGCGTCCTCCGCGCCATCGGCCTCACGCTCCCGGAAGAAGAACCCGAAGCCGAAATCGACGTCCCCGCCGACATCCGCGCCCTCGCCGAAGAACGCTGGGCCGCCCGCAACGCCAAGGACTGGGCCAAGGCCGACCTCATGCGCACCCAGCTCACCGAAAAAGGCTGGGCCATGAAAGACGGCAAGGAAAGCTACGACCTCTCCCCAACCTGA
- a CDS encoding GspE/PulE family protein yields the protein MDNNQIVELFISRGLIDRSLGQDILHEVENSGKEAAEILADFQVINHRDDVWPVVASELGAQLVDIREWTPPEQLLALLPAGMARLHGALPVNLDNEGLHVALVDPMNPQTIEDLRFALGREVVLAIAPDYVVEAKINECYGGEGKAMDDILMQLEHGINTNMTAAEMEAEANSAPIIRYVDLVLFQAIKERASDIHFEPFEKDFKIRYRVDGSLYEMAPPPVHLAVAITSRIKVMSNMNIAERRVPQDGRIVKQVGDRQVDMRVSTLPTQYGESIVLRVLDRSSVNLSLENLHLPEAIYEYICDTIEKPNGIFIVTGPTGAGKTTTLYAALARINTIDSKLLTAEDPVEYDIDGIIQIPVHESIGLTFPRVLRAFLRQDPDRIMVGEMRDMDTAQIAIQASLTGHLVLSTLHTNDAPGAVTRLVDMGCEPFLVAASLEGVLAQRLVRTICKSCKASYEPNESILMQLGVAVHELGDKDFFTGRGCDVCGKSGYKGRKGLYELLDITDPLRELITDRAPTVVLKQKAMELGMHTLREDGLRNIYLGHTTIEEVLKYT from the coding sequence ATGGACAACAACCAGATCGTTGAACTTTTCATCAGCCGCGGACTCATCGACCGCTCGCTCGGCCAGGACATTCTCCACGAAGTCGAAAACAGCGGCAAGGAGGCCGCTGAGATCCTCGCCGACTTCCAGGTCATCAACCACCGCGACGATGTCTGGCCGGTGGTCGCGTCCGAGCTCGGCGCACAACTCGTCGATATCCGCGAGTGGACTCCGCCGGAGCAGCTTCTCGCGCTGCTTCCCGCTGGCATGGCCCGTCTCCACGGCGCGCTGCCCGTGAATCTCGACAATGAGGGTCTCCACGTCGCGCTGGTGGACCCGATGAATCCTCAGACCATCGAGGACCTCCGCTTCGCCCTCGGCCGCGAGGTCGTGCTCGCCATCGCTCCCGACTACGTCGTCGAAGCCAAGATCAACGAGTGCTACGGCGGCGAAGGCAAGGCGATGGATGACATCCTGATGCAGCTCGAGCACGGCATCAATACGAACATGACGGCCGCCGAAATGGAGGCCGAGGCGAATTCCGCGCCGATCATCCGTTACGTCGACCTCGTGCTCTTCCAGGCCATCAAGGAGCGCGCCTCGGACATCCACTTCGAGCCCTTCGAAAAGGACTTCAAGATCCGCTACCGGGTGGACGGCTCGCTCTACGAAATGGCCCCGCCGCCGGTGCACCTCGCCGTCGCGATCACCTCGCGTATCAAGGTGATGTCCAATATGAACATCGCCGAGCGCCGCGTCCCGCAGGACGGCCGCATCGTGAAGCAGGTCGGCGACCGTCAGGTGGACATGCGCGTTTCGACGCTCCCTACCCAATACGGCGAGTCGATCGTTCTCCGCGTTCTCGACCGCTCCTCGGTCAATCTCTCGCTGGAGAACCTCCACCTGCCGGAGGCCATCTACGAATACATCTGCGACACCATCGAGAAGCCGAACGGCATCTTCATCGTCACCGGTCCCACCGGTGCCGGTAAGACCACCACGCTCTACGCCGCACTGGCCCGGATCAATACCATCGATTCCAAGCTCCTCACCGCCGAGGACCCGGTCGAATACGACATCGACGGCATCATCCAGATCCCCGTCCACGAGTCGATCGGCCTGACCTTCCCGCGGGTGCTCCGCGCCTTCCTTCGTCAGGATCCCGACCGGATCATGGTGGGGGAGATGCGTGACATGGATACCGCCCAGATCGCCATCCAGGCCTCGCTCACGGGTCACTTGGTGCTCTCCACCCTCCACACGAATGACGCGCCCGGCGCCGTCACCCGTCTCGTGGACATGGGTTGCGAGCCCTTCCTCGTGGCCGCCTCGCTGGAGGGCGTGCTCGCCCAGCGTCTCGTCCGTACCATCTGTAAGAGCTGCAAGGCTTCCTACGAGCCGAACGAAAGCATCCTCATGCAGCTCGGCGTTGCGGTGCACGAGCTCGGCGACAAGGACTTCTTCACCGGCCGCGGCTGCGATGTCTGCGGCAAGAGCGGCTACAAGGGCCGGAAAGGCCTCTATGAGCTGCTCGATATCACCGACCCGCTCCGCGAGCTCATCACCGACCGCGCCCCGACCGTCGTGCTCAAGCAAAAGGCCATGGAATTGGGGATGCATACCCTCCGTGAGGACGGCCTCCGGAACATCTACTTGGGCCACACGACCATTGAAGAGGTCCTGAAATACACCTGA
- a CDS encoding type II secretion system F family protein — MPQFQFTAADAKGEQMSGTIESTSEADAIQQLRSQGYYPLQVVEAGKGKLAAKKGAKKGAKAAAAKKKDKSSVGGRIKPKILMIFTRQLATLIDSGLPLLRGLTVLAKQEPNPVLRGTISALADSVQSGSTFSESLAQHPKIFNKLYVNMVKAGELGGVLEVVLVRLAEYQEKAHKLKNKIVSAMVYPVIVMFIAVAILVFLMLFIVPKFEAMFAELGKDAELPMISQVVFGTSKFFLNATLVPPVPNVVWVFVAAGAIFAGFNMWGKTKKGRRAIDSLKLKAPIFGDIQRKSAIARFARTLGTLVTSGVPILQALNITRDTAGNVVVSDAIEKVHEAVKEGESIVTPLQATNGVFPNMVISMVDVGEETGQLPEMLLKVADVYDDEVDNAVTALTSILEPIMIVVLALVVGAVVFALFLPLIKIISEMGNM; from the coding sequence ATGCCTCAGTTCCAATTCACCGCCGCCGATGCCAAAGGCGAGCAGATGTCCGGCACGATCGAATCCACCAGCGAAGCCGATGCCATCCAGCAGCTTCGCTCGCAGGGTTACTACCCGCTTCAGGTCGTCGAGGCCGGCAAGGGCAAGCTTGCTGCGAAGAAGGGTGCCAAGAAGGGTGCCAAGGCCGCAGCCGCCAAGAAAAAGGACAAGTCCTCGGTCGGTGGCCGCATCAAGCCGAAGATCCTCATGATCTTCACCCGCCAGCTCGCCACGCTGATTGACTCCGGCCTGCCCTTGCTCCGCGGTCTCACCGTGCTTGCCAAGCAGGAGCCGAATCCCGTCCTCCGCGGCACCATCAGCGCGCTCGCGGATTCCGTGCAATCCGGCTCCACCTTCTCCGAGTCTCTCGCCCAGCACCCGAAGATCTTCAACAAGCTGTACGTGAACATGGTCAAGGCCGGTGAGCTCGGTGGTGTGCTCGAAGTCGTCCTCGTCCGTCTCGCCGAATACCAGGAAAAGGCCCACAAGCTGAAGAACAAGATCGTCTCGGCCATGGTCTACCCGGTGATCGTCATGTTCATCGCGGTCGCCATCCTCGTCTTCCTGATGCTCTTCATCGTTCCGAAGTTCGAAGCGATGTTCGCCGAGCTCGGCAAGGACGCCGAACTGCCGATGATCTCGCAGGTCGTCTTCGGCACCTCGAAGTTCTTCCTGAATGCCACCCTGGTGCCGCCGGTGCCGAACGTGGTCTGGGTCTTCGTCGCGGCCGGTGCCATCTTCGCGGGCTTCAACATGTGGGGCAAAACCAAGAAGGGCCGCCGCGCCATCGATTCCTTGAAGCTCAAGGCACCGATCTTCGGTGACATCCAGCGCAAGTCCGCCATCGCCCGCTTCGCCCGCACGCTCGGCACCTTGGTCACCTCCGGTGTGCCGATCCTCCAGGCCCTCAATATCACCCGTGACACCGCCGGTAACGTCGTCGTGTCCGACGCGATCGAGAAGGTCCACGAGGCCGTCAAGGAAGGGGAATCCATCGTGACCCCGCTCCAGGCCACCAATGGCGTCTTCCCGAACATGGTCATCTCCATGGTCGACGTGGGTGAAGAAACCGGCCAGCTCCCGGAAATGCTTCTGAAGGTCGCGGACGTCTATGACGACGAAGTGGACAATGCCGTCACCGCGCTTACCTCTATCCTTGAGCCGATCATGATCGTCGTGCTGGCACTTGTCGTGGGCGCCGTGGTGTTCGCGCTGTTCCTGCCGCTGATCAAGATCATCTCCGAAATGGGCAACATGTGA
- a CDS encoding DUF1287 domain-containing protein translates to MRYLLLLALSLLPLFAQAQDTGTKIVTAARKQVGVTLSYDPAYATLDYPGGDVPREKGVCTDVVIRALRDGLSLDLQKLVHEDMKANFSAYPRNWGLSKPDKNIDHRRVPNLQTYFKRSGYKLDVTKDATKFLPGDLVTCTVPPSLPHVMIVSDKKTAEGIPLVIHNIGGGAREEDVLFTYPLTGHYRWK, encoded by the coding sequence ATGCGCTATCTCCTCCTGCTAGCCCTATCCCTCCTCCCACTCTTCGCCCAAGCTCAGGACACCGGCACCAAAATCGTCACCGCCGCCCGCAAGCAAGTCGGAGTCACCCTCTCCTACGACCCCGCCTACGCCACCCTCGACTACCCCGGCGGCGACGTCCCCCGCGAGAAAGGCGTCTGCACCGATGTCGTCATCCGCGCCCTCCGCGATGGCCTCTCGCTGGACCTCCAGAAACTCGTCCACGAGGACATGAAGGCCAACTTCTCCGCTTATCCCAGAAACTGGGGCCTCTCCAAGCCCGACAAGAACATCGACCACCGCCGCGTCCCCAACCTCCAAACCTACTTCAAGCGCAGCGGCTACAAGCTCGACGTCACCAAGGACGCCACCAAGTTCCTCCCCGGCGACCTCGTCACCTGCACCGTCCCGCCAAGCCTCCCGCACGTCATGATCGTCAGCGACAAGAAGACGGCCGAAGGCATCCCGCTCGTCATCCACAATATCGGCGGCGGAGCCCGCGAGGAAGACGTGCTCTTCACCTATCCACTCACCGGCCACTACCGGTGGAAGTGA